Proteins encoded within one genomic window of Lysinibacillus sphaericus:
- a CDS encoding MaoC/PaaZ C-terminal domain-containing protein has product MLQKNSKLGLTIDEITVGEKIHITEKIEDKDLLLYLGLTNDSNPLYIQHEYAAMTPFKKPIVPTIMLNGIITSAVSKYIPGPGARIIEQHLTYLGPLYHYELFDTFLEVTAVNKVQNTITVSVLSYNEQKQLVIEGTLLVTPPLAL; this is encoded by the coding sequence TTGCTTCAAAAGAACAGTAAGCTTGGTCTCACTATTGATGAAATTACAGTTGGCGAGAAAATTCATATTACTGAAAAAATAGAAGATAAGGATTTATTGCTTTATTTAGGACTTACAAATGATAGTAATCCATTATATATTCAACATGAATATGCAGCGATGACGCCTTTTAAAAAGCCAATTGTACCAACTATTATGTTAAATGGCATAATTACGTCAGCTGTCTCAAAGTATATACCTGGACCAGGAGCGCGTATTATCGAACAACATTTAACGTATTTAGGACCACTCTATCATTATGAATTATTTGATACGTTTTTAGAGGTAACAGCAGTCAATAAAGTACAGAATACTATTACTGTATCTGTGCTCTCCTATAATGAACAAAAGCAGCTTGTAATTGAAGGTACATTGCTGGTGACACCACCACTGGCATTATAG
- the mdh gene encoding malate dehydrogenase, whose translation MTLKRKKISVIGGGFTGATAAFLAAQKELGDVVLVDIPQAENPTKGKALDMWEAAPIQGFDSFVKGTSNYADTADSDVVIITAGVARKPGMSRDDLVQINQGVMKTVSKEIAAHSPNATILVLTNPVDAMTYTVFKETGFPKNRVIGQSGVLDTARFCAFVAEELNISVKDITGFVLGGHGDTMVPLTRYSFAGGIPLETLIAPERLAAIVDRTRNGGAEIVNLLGNGSAYYAPAAALVEMAEAIIKDQKRILPSIAYLEGEYGYNDIYLGVPTLLGANGIEKIFELALTDEEKAALDNSADAVKAVMKVLA comes from the coding sequence ATGACTTTGAAACGTAAAAAAATCTCAGTAATCGGTGGCGGATTCACCGGCGCAACTGCAGCTTTTTTAGCAGCACAAAAAGAACTTGGCGATGTTGTATTAGTCGATATCCCACAAGCTGAAAATCCAACAAAGGGTAAAGCTTTAGATATGTGGGAAGCTGCGCCAATACAAGGTTTTGATTCTTTTGTAAAAGGTACTTCTAACTATGCAGATACTGCTGATTCTGATGTAGTCATCATTACTGCAGGTGTCGCACGTAAACCTGGCATGAGCCGTGACGACTTAGTTCAAATTAACCAAGGCGTTATGAAAACTGTTTCAAAAGAAATCGCTGCTCATTCACCAAACGCAACCATTCTCGTATTGACAAATCCTGTTGATGCGATGACTTACACAGTATTTAAAGAAACGGGCTTTCCAAAAAACCGTGTAATCGGACAATCAGGTGTACTTGATACCGCTCGATTCTGTGCTTTTGTAGCTGAAGAGCTAAACATCTCTGTAAAAGACATTACTGGTTTTGTATTAGGTGGTCATGGTGATACAATGGTACCACTTACTCGTTATTCTTTTGCTGGTGGTATTCCTTTAGAAACTTTAATCGCTCCAGAACGTTTAGCAGCAATTGTAGATCGCACGCGCAATGGTGGTGCAGAAATCGTCAACTTACTTGGTAACGGTTCCGCATACTATGCTCCAGCAGCTGCACTTGTTGAAATGGCTGAAGCAATCATTAAAGATCAAAAGCGTATACTTCCATCTATCGCCTACCTAGAAGGTGAATATGGTTACAATGATATTTATTTAGGAGTACCAACATTACTTGGTGCAAACGGTATTGAAAAAATCTTTGAACTGGCATTAACGGATGAAGAAAAAGCTGCATTAGATAATTCTGCTGACGCTGTCAAAGCAGTTATGAAAGTTTTAGCTTAA
- the citZ gene encoding citrate synthase, translating into MSATKGLEGIVAAESKISSIIDDTLTYVGYNIDDLADNASFEEVIYLLWHTRLPKADELAELKQQLADNMSIPQAIVDQFKTYPLSTVHPMAALRTAVSLLGVFDEEADVMDPEANYRKAIRLQAKIATVVTAFARVRKGLEPIQPKAELSYAANFLYMLKGEEPAAIEVEAFDKALVLHADHELNASTFTARVCVATLSDVYSGVTAAIGALKGPLHGGANEQVMKMLTEIGSLENVESYIQNKLDNKEKIMGFGHRVYRKGDPRAPHLRVMSQKLTELTGKPELYQMSVKIHDMIVEQKKLPANVDFFSASVYDSLGIDHDLFTPIFAVSRTSGWVAHILEQYANNRLIRPRAEYVGPGMQKYVPISER; encoded by the coding sequence ATGTCAGCAACAAAAGGTTTAGAAGGTATCGTAGCAGCGGAATCTAAAATCAGTTCAATTATCGATGACACACTTACATATGTTGGTTACAACATTGATGATTTAGCAGACAACGCATCATTTGAAGAGGTTATTTACCTACTATGGCACACTCGTTTACCTAAAGCGGACGAGCTTGCTGAGTTAAAACAACAATTAGCAGACAACATGTCTATTCCACAAGCAATTGTAGACCAATTCAAAACGTACCCACTTTCAACTGTACATCCAATGGCTGCACTTCGTACGGCAGTATCTTTACTTGGTGTATTCGATGAAGAAGCGGATGTGATGGATCCAGAAGCTAACTACCGTAAAGCTATCCGTCTACAAGCTAAAATTGCAACAGTTGTGACTGCATTTGCACGTGTACGTAAAGGCTTAGAGCCAATCCAACCTAAAGCAGAGCTTAGCTATGCAGCAAACTTCCTATATATGTTAAAAGGCGAAGAGCCAGCAGCAATCGAAGTAGAAGCGTTCGATAAAGCATTAGTATTACATGCTGACCACGAATTAAATGCCTCTACATTTACAGCACGTGTATGTGTAGCTACATTATCAGATGTTTATTCTGGCGTAACTGCAGCTATCGGTGCATTAAAAGGACCACTTCATGGCGGTGCAAATGAGCAAGTTATGAAGATGTTAACTGAAATTGGTTCACTTGAAAACGTTGAATCTTACATTCAAAATAAATTAGACAACAAAGAAAAAATCATGGGCTTCGGTCACCGCGTATACCGCAAAGGCGACCCACGTGCACCACACTTACGTGTAATGTCACAAAAGTTAACTGAACTAACTGGTAAACCAGAACTTTATCAAATGTCAGTTAAAATCCATGACATGATCGTAGAACAAAAGAAATTACCTGCTAACGTAGACTTCTTCTCTGCATCAGTGTACGATTCTTTAGGTATCGATCATGACTTATTCACACCAATTTTTGCAGTTTCACGTACTTCTGGTTGGGTAGCACATATTCTTGAACAATATGCTAACAACCGCCTAATCCGTCCACGTGCAGAGTATGTTGGACCAGGCATGCAAAAATATGTTCCAATCAGCGAGCGCTAA
- a CDS encoding response regulator transcription factor — MTKTILVVEDEFSIATLLKYNLEQAGYLVETAADGLEGLNRAMEIQPDLILLDLMLPKLDGMEVCKQIRQQRMNTPIIMLTAKDDEFDKVLGLELGADDYMTKPFSPREVLARVKAVLRRFTQNVVIEDKDASQEKMYEFGQLRVFPERFEVFLQEEALEFTPKEFELLIYLLENKNRVLTRDQLLSAVWKYDFAGDTRIVDVHISHLRDKIEENSRKPMFIKTIRGLGYKFEEPKTS; from the coding sequence ATGACAAAGACAATTTTAGTTGTAGAAGATGAGTTTTCTATTGCGACCTTATTAAAATATAATTTAGAACAGGCTGGCTATTTAGTTGAGACGGCAGCCGATGGTTTAGAAGGGCTAAATAGAGCCATGGAAATTCAGCCCGATTTAATCCTTTTGGACTTAATGCTTCCAAAGTTAGATGGTATGGAAGTTTGTAAGCAAATTCGTCAACAACGAATGAATACACCGATTATTATGTTAACAGCAAAAGATGATGAATTCGATAAAGTACTTGGTTTGGAATTAGGGGCTGACGATTATATGACAAAGCCTTTTAGTCCACGTGAAGTATTAGCACGTGTTAAAGCGGTTTTAAGACGCTTTACACAAAATGTTGTGATTGAGGATAAGGATGCATCTCAAGAAAAAATGTACGAATTTGGACAATTACGCGTATTTCCTGAGCGTTTTGAAGTATTTTTACAAGAGGAAGCACTGGAATTTACACCGAAAGAATTTGAGTTGCTTATTTATTTACTCGAAAACAAAAACCGTGTCTTAACGCGTGATCAGCTTTTAAGTGCTGTCTGGAAGTATGATTTTGCAGGCGATACTCGTATTGTAGATGTGCACATTAGTCACCTCCGCGATAAAATTGAAGAAAATAGTCGTAAACCGATGTTTATTAAAACAATTCGTGGTCTTGGCTATAAATTTGAGGAGCCGAAAACTTCATGA
- the pnpS gene encoding two-component system histidine kinase PnpS → MKSMSNRLFLTFMLSLGTILAVLMIVIGQLFPVYVEQYKEQVSSSSQEAIEKVLEERQITLSEEDKKALVASQTIEIKDSLLSYVRARLYGVLAILFTITLLLIAVVSRYMIVNFTAPIDNVTETALELAKGNYRARAHENEQERMMPLSHSINILARNLQDITTIREVEEERLKTLIENMGSSLMMIGREGNISIVNRVFLERFGMQLEDVQGKVFRTIGLPKTLEQFIDHVFLTEMPYRQQIKMEVQQELYNKEVYGAPVIGDHGRWLGVVIVMHDITELVRLEQIRKDFVANVSHELRTPITSIKGFSETLLDGAYKDEKMLLSFLEIMHKESNRLQMLIQDLLELSKIEQHGFTVNIMPMGLQDVLIRGAELTGPRLDEKNMSFHVDIARDVEVMGDANRVIQIVTNLITNAITYSPEDTTVTIRLKENDMYGIIEIEDEGIGIEKHEIARVFERFYRVDRARSRNSGGTGLGLAIVKHLVEAHHGRIQVESKVGVGTKMIVMIPKKLTNSLQ, encoded by the coding sequence ATGAAATCAATGAGTAACCGCTTATTCTTGACATTCATGCTCTCACTCGGAACGATTCTAGCTGTCCTAATGATTGTTATAGGTCAGCTTTTTCCTGTTTATGTAGAACAATACAAAGAGCAGGTGAGCTCATCAAGTCAAGAAGCAATCGAAAAAGTACTAGAGGAACGTCAAATTACTTTATCTGAGGAAGATAAAAAAGCATTAGTTGCATCTCAAACAATCGAAATAAAGGACTCGCTCTTGTCATACGTGCGTGCCCGCCTGTATGGTGTTTTAGCAATATTATTTACGATTACGCTGCTATTAATAGCCGTTGTAAGTCGTTACATGATTGTGAATTTCACCGCACCGATTGATAATGTAACCGAAACGGCACTTGAATTAGCAAAAGGAAATTACCGTGCTCGTGCACACGAGAATGAGCAGGAACGCATGATGCCTCTTAGTCATTCCATCAATATTTTAGCGCGTAATTTACAGGATATTACGACGATTCGTGAAGTAGAAGAAGAAAGGCTAAAAACGTTAATTGAAAACATGGGCAGCTCACTTATGATGATTGGACGTGAGGGGAATATTTCAATCGTCAATCGCGTGTTTTTAGAGCGCTTTGGTATGCAACTTGAGGATGTACAAGGAAAAGTTTTTCGTACGATTGGCTTACCGAAAACGCTTGAGCAATTTATAGACCATGTATTTTTAACAGAAATGCCCTATCGCCAACAAATAAAAATGGAAGTACAGCAGGAGTTATATAATAAAGAAGTGTACGGTGCTCCTGTTATTGGCGACCACGGACGTTGGCTAGGCGTTGTCATTGTTATGCATGATATAACAGAGCTTGTACGCTTAGAGCAAATACGGAAAGACTTTGTAGCCAATGTATCACACGAACTGCGTACGCCGATTACATCCATTAAAGGCTTTTCTGAAACACTGCTTGATGGTGCATACAAGGATGAAAAGATGCTGCTGTCTTTTTTAGAAATTATGCATAAAGAGAGCAATCGTCTTCAAATGCTCATCCAAGATTTATTAGAGTTATCTAAAATCGAGCAACATGGTTTCACGGTAAATATTATGCCTATGGGCTTGCAGGATGTACTGATACGTGGAGCAGAATTAACAGGGCCACGACTCGATGAAAAAAATATGAGCTTTCATGTGGATATTGCTCGTGATGTGGAAGTAATGGGGGATGCAAATCGCGTTATTCAAATTGTAACGAATTTAATCACAAACGCCATCACCTATTCACCTGAAGATACAACCGTCACGATTCGCTTGAAGGAAAATGATATGTATGGAATTATTGAAATTGAAGATGAAGGTATAGGGATTGAAAAGCATGAAATTGCACGTGTCTTTGAACGTTTTTATCGTGTCGATCGTGCACGTAGTAGAAATTCGGGTGGAACCGGTTTAGGGCTAGCCATTGTTAAGCATTTAGTGGAGGCACATCATGGGCGAATTCAGGTAGAAAGTAAAGTAGGGGTTGGCACAAAAATGATTGTAATGATTCCTAAAAAATTAACAAATTCTTTACAATAA
- a CDS encoding AI-2E family transporter, whose translation MRNIKYFSYERTINIFWFIFYLVILWFVLPVSLAIFLSFTTYPIINFLHKYCKIAYWIAAIIVEILILSCIVLLIIISINSIILIFPEIRDTLQNFPLFTEYESIFMQFLQEKSLSIFDSIVVYTANLFQIFMKHVIEVFIFLVAYYFALLETRKSRYWFFQYVPKKYRHEWQSHFSKVMQLFHYFVFVEFQLFTITLLILCAGFMMFQFDQAITKAFIVAFADVLPFFGIGVFLVPMSIYFYFNGNTFLCVAILLLYLFVQLTRQLAESMLWSNTLQLRTFHTFFISAASILLFGFYGILLSPLFLFLAVKLKEKSIFEQ comes from the coding sequence ATGAGGAATATTAAATATTTTTCATACGAAAGAACTATTAATATTTTCTGGTTTATTTTCTATTTAGTAATTCTTTGGTTCGTATTACCTGTGTCTCTTGCTATATTTTTATCATTTACCACATATCCTATAATAAATTTTCTTCATAAGTACTGTAAAATCGCTTATTGGATTGCTGCAATTATCGTTGAAATATTGATACTTTCTTGCATTGTTCTCCTCATTATTATATCAATAAACAGCATTATACTCATCTTTCCAGAAATACGAGACACACTCCAAAACTTCCCATTATTCACTGAATATGAATCCATTTTCATGCAGTTTTTACAGGAGAAATCGCTGTCTATTTTTGATTCAATCGTCGTTTATACAGCAAATTTATTTCAAATATTTATGAAGCACGTCATTGAAGTTTTTATCTTTCTTGTTGCATATTATTTTGCATTATTAGAAACAAGGAAATCTCGTTATTGGTTTTTCCAATATGTCCCGAAAAAATATAGACATGAATGGCAATCTCATTTTTCCAAAGTTATGCAACTGTTTCATTACTTTGTATTCGTGGAATTTCAGTTATTTACGATTACACTGCTCATTCTTTGTGCAGGCTTTATGATGTTCCAATTTGACCAAGCTATTACGAAAGCATTTATTGTTGCTTTTGCAGATGTACTACCTTTTTTCGGCATTGGTGTTTTTCTTGTCCCAATGAGCATTTACTTTTATTTTAATGGTAATACCTTTTTATGTGTTGCCATTTTACTATTGTATTTGTTTGTCCAACTTACAAGGCAGCTAGCTGAATCTATGCTTTGGTCGAATACACTGCAATTACGAACATTTCACACATTTTTCATCAGTGCTGCCTCCATTTTATTATTCGGCTTTTATGGTATTTTACTAAGCCCATTATTTTTATTTTTAGCTGTTAAACTGAAAGAAAAATCTATTTTTGAACAATGA
- the icd gene encoding NADP-dependent isocitrate dehydrogenase, whose translation MSNKIVVENGVLNVPNNPVIPFIEGDGIGPDIWAAASRVIDAAVEKAYNGEKKIEWLEVLAGEKAFNQTGEWLPQDTLDKINEYLIAIKGPLTTPIGGGIRSLNVALRQQLDLYVCLRPVRHFDGVPSPVKRPEDVDMVIFRENTEDIYAGIEFESGSEQAQKIINFLQTEFGVNQIRFPETSGIGVKPVSKEGTERLVRSAIEYAIKHNRPSVTLVHKGNIMKFTEGGFKKWGYELAETEFADQTFTWNQYDAIKADQGEEAANKAQAEALAAGKILVKDSIADIFLQQILTRPTEFDVVATMNLNGDYISDALAAQVGGIGIAPGANINYVTGHAIFEATHGTAPKYAGLDKVNPSSVLLSGVLMLEHLGWQEAADLITKSVENTISSKVVTYDFARLMDGATEVKCSEFANELIKNL comes from the coding sequence ATGTCAAACAAAATTGTAGTTGAAAACGGCGTACTTAATGTACCAAACAACCCAGTAATCCCATTCATCGAAGGTGATGGAATCGGTCCAGATATTTGGGCAGCAGCATCTCGCGTAATTGACGCAGCTGTAGAAAAAGCTTATAACGGCGAAAAGAAAATCGAATGGTTAGAAGTTTTAGCTGGTGAAAAAGCATTCAACCAAACAGGTGAATGGTTACCACAAGATACTTTAGACAAAATTAACGAATACCTAATTGCAATCAAAGGTCCTCTTACTACACCAATCGGTGGTGGTATCCGCTCTCTAAACGTAGCATTACGTCAACAACTTGATTTATATGTTTGCTTACGTCCAGTACGTCACTTTGACGGAGTACCTTCTCCAGTTAAACGTCCAGAAGACGTTGATATGGTTATCTTCCGCGAAAACACAGAAGACATCTACGCAGGTATCGAATTCGAATCAGGCTCTGAACAAGCTCAAAAAATCATCAACTTCCTACAAACTGAATTTGGTGTTAACCAAATCCGTTTCCCAGAAACTTCAGGTATCGGTGTAAAACCTGTATCTAAAGAAGGTACTGAGCGTTTAGTACGTTCTGCTATCGAATATGCAATTAAACATAACCGTCCTTCTGTGACTTTAGTTCACAAAGGAAACATCATGAAATTCACTGAAGGTGGATTCAAAAAATGGGGTTATGAATTAGCTGAAACTGAATTTGCTGATCAAACATTCACTTGGAACCAATATGATGCAATCAAAGCTGACCAAGGTGAAGAAGCAGCAAACAAAGCACAAGCTGAAGCTTTAGCAGCTGGTAAAATCTTAGTAAAAGATTCAATCGCTGATATCTTCTTACAACAAATTTTAACTCGTCCAACTGAGTTTGATGTAGTAGCTACAATGAACTTAAATGGTGACTATATTTCTGATGCATTAGCTGCTCAAGTTGGTGGTATCGGTATCGCTCCAGGCGCGAACATTAACTACGTAACTGGTCACGCGATCTTTGAAGCTACTCACGGTACAGCTCCAAAATATGCTGGCTTAGATAAAGTTAACCCATCTTCAGTATTACTTTCAGGTGTATTAATGCTTGAACACTTAGGATGGCAAGAAGCGGCTGATCTAATCACTAAATCTGTAGAGAATACAATCTCTTCAAAAGTTGTAACTTATGACTTCGCTCGTTTAATGGACGGCGCTACAGAAGTGAAATGTTCAGAATTCGCTAACGAACTAATTAAAAACCTATAA